One stretch of Halichoerus grypus chromosome 10, mHalGry1.hap1.1, whole genome shotgun sequence DNA includes these proteins:
- the GDF7 gene encoding growth/differentiation factor 7 yields the protein MDLSAAAALCLWLLSACRPRDGLEAAAVLRAAGAGPVGSPGVGGGGGGGGGGGRTLAPAAGVSAAPAAAAPGARAARRAAGSGFRNGSVVPHQFMMSLYRNLAGRAPAGAAAASTSGSGRHGRADTITGFADRANQDESPAETGQSFLFDVSSLPDTDEVVGAELRVLRHESPELGPGGATAPPLLLLSTCPGAARAPRLLHSRAAQPLAGARWEVFDVADAVRRHRQEPRATRAFCLLLRSVAGPSRGPLALRLLGFGSPGRGRAAAEERALLVVSSRTQRKGSLFREIRAQARALGAALAAEPPPDPGPGTGSPTAVIGGRRRRRTALAGARAAQGSGGGAGRGHGRRGRSRCSRRPLHVDFKELGWDDWIIAPLDYEAYHCEGVCDFPLRSHLEPTNHAIIQTLLNSMAPDAAPASCCVPARLSPISILYIDAANNVVYKQYEDMVVEACGCR from the exons ATGGACCTGAGCGCGGCCGCCGCGCTGTGCCTCTGGCTGCTGAGCGCCTGCCGGCCCCGCGACGGGCTCGAAGCGGCCGCCGTGCTGCGAGCGGCGGGGGCAGGGCCGGTCGGGAGTCCGGGggtcggcggcggcggcggcggcggcggcggcggcgggcggacCCTCGCCCCGGCTGCGGGCGTCTCCGCTGCCCCGGCCGCCGCGGCTCCCGGAGCCCGCGCCGCGCGCCGGGCCGCCGGCTCCGGCTTCAGGAACGGCTCGGTGGTGCCGCACCAGTTCATGATGTCGCTTTACCGGAACCTGGCCGGGAGGGCTCCCGCCGGGGCAGCCGCCGCCTCCACCTCGGGCTCTGGCCGCCACGGCCGCGCGGACACAATCACCGGCTTCGCAGACCGGGCGAACCAAG ACGAATCGCCCGCCGAGACCGGCCAAAGCTTCCTGTTCGACGTGTCCAGCCTTCCCGACACCGACGAGGTGGTGGGAGCCGAGCTGCGCGTGCTGCGCCACGAGTCCCCGGAGCTGGGCCCTGGCGGCGCGACTGCCCCGCCGCTGCTCCTGCTGTCTACGTGCCCCGGCGCCGCCCGAGCGCCCCGCTTGCTGCACTCGCGGGCCGCGCAGCCCCTGGCCGGAGCGCGCTGGGAGGTGTTCGACGTGGCAGACGCCGTGCGGCGCCACCGCCAGGAGCCGCGCGCCACCCGTGCGTTCTGCCTGTTGCTGCGCTCAGTGGCCGGTCCCTCGCGGGGCCCGCTGGCACTGCGGCTGCTGGGCTTCGGCTCACCGGGCAGGGGCCGCGCGGCGGCGGAAGAGCGCGCTCTGCTCGTCGTCTCCTCCCGCACGCAGAGGAAGGGGAGCCTATTCCGGGAGATCCGCGCCCAGGCCCGCGCGCTCGGGGCCGCGCTGGCGGCGGAGCCGCCGCCCGACCCGGGACCCGGCACGGGGTCGCCGACGGCGGTCATCGGCGGTCGCAGGCGGCGGCGGACGGCGCTGGCCGGGGCGCGAGCGGCGCAGGGCAGCGGCGGGGGCGCGGGCCGGGGCCACGGGCGAAGGGGCCGGAGCCGCTGTAGCCGCAGGCCGCTGCACGTGGACTTCAAGGAGCTGGGCTGGGACGACTGGATCATCGCGCCGCTGGACTACGAGGCGTACCACTGCGAGGGCGTTTGCGACTTCCCGCTGCGCTCGCACCTTGAGCCCACCAACCACGCCATCATTCAGACGCTGCTCAACTCCATGGCGCCCGACGCGGCGCCGGCCTCCTGCTGCGTGCCGGCGCGCCTCAGCCCCATCAGCATCCTCTACATCGACGCGGCCAACAACGTGGTCTACAAGCAGTACGAGGACATGGTGGTGGAGGCGTGCGGCTGCAGGTAG